From a single Litorilinea aerophila genomic region:
- a CDS encoding NAD-dependent epimerase/dehydratase family protein: MRVFVTGHRGRIGSEIMAQLEAAGHQVVGYDRADGQDILDGQAVRAAARGCDAAIHLASLLGRPDDDPDETMAIGLQGTWHVLMAAREAGMDRVVYFSSVNALGIFMGQKPPDYFPIDDDHPARPGSPYGIAKRLAEEMCRHFTAETGIATICLRPPAVWMPQTYQWVRARRQENPENEWRPIWEYGAFCDVRDVAAAAVCGLTCPDPGHVTLLLCADDINSDTPSREIAARLHPDVPWRGGAEYEENPFKALVDNSRAKAVLGWQPKYRWHTDS; encoded by the coding sequence ATGCGCGTCTTTGTCACCGGCCATCGGGGCCGAATTGGTTCAGAAATTATGGCCCAGTTGGAAGCAGCCGGCCACCAGGTAGTGGGCTATGACCGGGCCGACGGGCAGGACATCCTGGACGGCCAGGCCGTGCGGGCTGCCGCCCGAGGCTGCGACGCCGCCATCCACCTGGCCTCCCTGTTGGGCCGCCCAGACGATGATCCCGACGAGACCATGGCCATTGGCCTCCAGGGCACCTGGCATGTGCTCATGGCTGCCCGGGAAGCGGGCATGGACCGGGTCGTCTACTTCAGCAGCGTCAACGCCCTGGGCATCTTCATGGGCCAGAAACCGCCGGACTACTTCCCCATCGACGACGACCATCCGGCCCGACCCGGCAGTCCCTACGGGATCGCCAAGCGGCTGGCCGAAGAGATGTGCCGCCATTTCACCGCGGAGACTGGCATCGCCACCATCTGCCTGCGGCCGCCTGCCGTCTGGATGCCCCAGACCTACCAGTGGGTGCGGGCCCGTCGTCAGGAAAACCCGGAAAACGAGTGGCGGCCCATCTGGGAATACGGCGCCTTCTGCGATGTGCGGGATGTGGCCGCCGCGGCTGTCTGTGGCCTCACCTGTCCGGATCCAGGCCACGTGACCTTGCTGCTTTGCGCGGATGACATCAACTCGGACACGCCCAGCCGGGAGATAGCAGCCCGGCTACATCCGGATGTGCCCTGGCGGGGTGGGGCAGAATACGAGGAGAATCCGTTCAAGGCGCTGGTGGACAATAGCCGGGCCAAAGCCGTGCTCGGCTGGCAGCCGAAATACCGCTGGCACACCGATTCTTGA